In Struthio camelus isolate bStrCam1 chromosome 35, bStrCam1.hap1, whole genome shotgun sequence, the DNA window GCCGGGCcgtcagccccacggctgccccacggctgcccccagggccccccagctgccccgcctgccccacggctgccccccggtcaccccatggccaccccacagcagcccccaccTGCCCTCCAGGGCCCCCCAGTAGCCCCTACCTGCCCCTCGGGGCCCCACGGCCACCCCTActggccccgctccccccacctgccccatggcctcccccacctgccccacggccaccccgcagcagccccctacctgccccatggccccctacctgccccatggccaccctgcagcagccccccacctgccccatggcccccagctgccccatggcctcccccacctgccccacggccaccccgcagcagccccccacctgccccatggcccccagggcccccagctgccccatggcctccccacctgccccacggccaccccgcagcagccccccacctgccccatggcccccagtgccccccacctgccccatggcctcccccacctgccccatgaccccccacctgccccacggcctcccccggctgctccccagtgcccccaattgccccccggcccggccccacctgcTCACGGGGGTCGATGATGCTGACGCCCTCCAGCCCCACGGCGACGCTcacggcccgccggccgccccggctcagCAGCCCCCCCGGCGGCCGGTCGATGGCCCCCGGGAAGAAGGCGCagctgggggcgcccggacgcctgggtcccagggccccgcgccgcgcccggacgcctgggtcccccccccggacgcccccccccaacccggatGACTGGCCCCCCCAGTGCctggtcccttccccggacaccggggcccccccgaacccccaggaccctccccactgccacggcccccccggacgcctgggccccccgcagaCACCCAGGTCCCTCCTGAACACCCgaggcccccccggacacctgggcccccccggacacccagGTCCCTCCTGAACACCCgaggcccccccggacacctgggcccccccagacacCCAGGTCCCTCCTGAACACCCGAggccccccggactcctgggccccccgcaGACACCCAGGTCCCTCCTGAACACCCGAGGccccccagactcctgggccccccgcaGACACCCAAGGTCCCCCCCGCAGATGCCcaggtcccccccggccccctgggcTCCCCTGGACACCCAGGTCCCTCCcggacccctgggcccccccggacccctgggTCCCCTGGACACCCAGGTCCCTCCTGAACACCCGAggccccccggactcctgggccccccgcaGACACCCAGGTCCCTCCTGAACACCCGAGGTCccccccagactcctgggccccccgcaGACACCCAAGGTCCCCCCCGCAGATGCCcaggtcccccccggccccctgggcTCCCCTGGACACCCAGGTCCCTCCcggacccctgggcccccccggacccctgggTCCCCTGGACACCCAGGTCCctcccagactcctgggcccccccggacccctgggTCCCCTGGACACCCAGGTCCCTCAAGAACACCCGAGGCCCCCCGGACCCCTGGGCCCCCCGCAGACGCCCAGGTCCCTCCcggccccctgggcccccccggaccccccggacccccaggtcccccccggacccctgggcccccccggccccgctcacccgtAGTAGGGCAGCTGGTGGCAGCGCTGCAGGAAGGCCCGGtagaggccggggggggcggcggcggggcccggcccggcccggaaggcctggagcagccccagctccggcgcccggcgccccccccggcgcagggcccccagcagcccccggcggccccgcggccccggcacctcCCGGCCCAGCAGCGGCCTGCGGGCAGCCGCCCCCTcagccccgggcgcctgggcccccggggggggcacccggacgcctgggccccgcggggacgggggacaacaggggcacccgggcgcctgggccccgcggcggggggaagggagcacccggacgcctgggccccgcggggacgggggacaacaggggcacccggacgcctgggccccgcggcggggggaagggagcacccggatgcctgggccccgtggggacgggggacaacaggggcacccgggcgcctgggccccgcggggacgggggacaacaggggcacccggacgcctgggccccgcggcggggggaagggagcacccagacgcctgggccccgcggggatgggggacaacaggggcacccgggcgcctgggccccgcggggacgggggacaatgggggcacccggacaccaaGGTCCCTGGGTGACATGGGGCAagtggggacacccggacgcctgggtcccggagGGGGTGCGGAGGGGCAGggccgcccggacacctgggtcccgaggggggggacgcggaggcgcccggacgcctgggtcccgaggGGGGGGATGcagaggcgcccggacgcctgggtcccggggaggggggacgcggaggcgcccggacgcctgggtcccggggaggggggacgcggaggcgcccggacgcctgggtcccgaggggggggacgcggaggcgcccggacgcctgggtcccgaggggggggacgcggaggcgcccggacgcctgggtcccggggaggggggacgcggaggcgcccggacgcctgggtcccgaggGGGGGGATGcagaggcgcccggacgcctgggtcccggggaggggggacgcggaggcgcccggacgcctgggtcccggggaggggggacgcggaggcgcccggacgcctgggtcccaggaggggggacgcggaggcgcccggacgcctgggtcccaggaggggggacgcggaggcgcccggacgcctgggtcccggggagggggacgcggaggcgcccggacgcctgggtcccggggagggggacgcggaggcgcccggacgcctgggtcccgggaggggggacgcggaggcgcctggacgcctgggtcccgggaggggggacgcggaggcgcccggacgcctgggtcccgaggGGGGGGATGcagaggcgcccggacgcctgggtcccggggaggggggacgcggaggcgcccggacgcctgggtcccggggaggggggacgcggaggcgcccggacgcctgggtcccgaggggggggacgcggaggcgcccggacgcctgggtcccgaggggggggacgcggaggcgcccggacgcctgggtcccggggaggggggacgcggaggcgcccggacgcctgggtcccgaggGGGGGGATGcagaggcgcccggacgcctgggtcccggggaggggggacgcggaggcgcccggacgcctgggtcccgaggggggggacgcggaggcgcctggacgcctgggtcccgggaggggggacgcggaggcgcccggacgcctgggtcccgggaggggggacgcggaggcgcccggacgcctgggtcccgggaggggggacgcggaggcgcccggacgcctgggtcccgggaggggggacgcggaggcgcccggacgcctgggtcccgcgcCAGGCCGGGGGAGGGGAAGGCGCGGGGAACAAGAGGGCTCTGtgcggagggagggggcgggggagggcgccggggcggcggcccggacgccggggccctcaccGCAGGGCGCTGGCGGTGTGGCGGCGCTCGTCGAAGGGGCCCAGGCGCAGGCGGCAGACGAGGGCGCCCAGCTCCTCGCAGTCCTCGGGGTCGCAGGGGTAGCGGCCGCCCAGCAGGTTCCCGCGCGCCTCCTCGTACAGCAGCCGCAGCAGCTCCTCGTCCTCcagctgccccgccccgccccgcggggacccaggcgtccgggaccgcGCGGGGACCAGGCGTCAGGGACcgcgcggggacccaggcgtccgggaccgcGCGGGGACCAGGCGTCAGGGACcgcgcggggacccaggcgtccgggaccgcgcggggacccaggcgtcagGGACcgcgcggggacccaggcgtccgggaccgcgcggggacccaggcgtccggggcagacCCCCACTCCCTTCACCCAGCCcccacagggacccaggtgtccggggcagcccccatcccctccacccagcccccacggggacccaggtgtccggggcagccccctccacccagcccccgcggggacccaggcgtccgggaccgcgcggggacccaggcgtccggggcagccccccgccacagggacccaggcgtccggggcagcccccatcccctccacccagcccccacggggacccaggcgtccggggcagcccccatcccctccacccagcccccacggggacccaggcgtccggggcagacCCCCACTCCCTTCACCCAGCCCCcacggggacccaggcgtccggggcagccccccgccacagggacccaggcgtccggggcagcccccatcccctccacccagcccccacggggacccaggcgtccggggcagcccccatcccctccacccagcccccacagggacccaggcgtccggggcagccccccactccctccacccagcccccacgaggacccaggcgtccggggcagccccccgccacggggacccaggtgtccggggcagcccccatcccctccacccagcccccacgaggacccaggcgtccggggcagacccccatcccctccacccagcccctgtggggacccgggcgtccggggcagccccccatcccctccacccagcccctgtggggaCCCGGGCATCTGGGACCCCATCACCCCCCTTGCCCAGCcctcccggggacccaggcgtccgggaggggacccaggcgtccgggagcgtctcacctccagctccttcttCTTGGAGAAGAAGACGTTCCTGCGCAGCTGCAGACACGGCTCATCTGGGGGCAGACGGAGTcaggcggggcccaggcgtccggggggccccgcgtctgcccccgtgccccctgcaggggcccaggcgtccggggggcccaggcgtccggctcacccTGGGCGATGTCGCTGTCGGGGGCGTCGCTGAAGCGCAGCAGCAGCTCCGGCCACTGGCGGCAGAGGCGGAACGGCTGGTGCTTGGGCTTGAGCTGCACCTCTGGGGGCCGGCGtcagcgggggcccaggcgtccgggcccgacccccgcccccccgaggggcccaggcgtcctgacctgacccccaccccccgaggggcccaggcgtcctgacctgACCTCCAccccccgagggacccaggcgtcctgaccggacccccactcccccccaggaggggcccaggcgtcctgacctgacccccaccccccgaggggcccaggtgtcctgacctgaccccaaccccccccgaggggcccaggcgtcctgacctAACCCCCACCcccagaaggggcccaggcgtcctgacctAACCCCCACCcccatgaggggcccaggtgtccaggcccgccccccaccccccaggaggggcccaggcgtcctgacctgacccccaccccccaggaggggcccaggcgtcctgacctgacccccgcccccccgaggggcccaggtgtcctgacttgacccccaccccccaggaggggcccaggcgtccgggcccgacCAAcgcccccccgaggggcccagacGTCCTGACctgaccccaacccccccccaagaggggcccaggcgtcctgacctgacccccacccccagaaggggcccaggcgtcctgacctaacccccacccccaggaggggcccaggtgtccaggcccgccccccaccccccatgaggggcccaggcgtcctgacctgacccccgccccccccgaggggcccaggcgtcctgacctAACCCCCACCcccagaaggggcccaggcgtcctgacctAACCCCCACCcccatgaggggcccaggtgtccaggcccgccccccaccccccaggaggggcccaggcgtcctgacctgACCCCCGccccccaggaggggcccaggcgtcctgacctgACCCCCGCCCCCCCGAGGGGTCCAGGCGTCCTGACCTAACCCCCACCcccagaaggggcccaggcgtcctgacctAACCCCCACCcccatgaggggcccaggtgtccaggcccgccccccaccccccaggaggggcccaggcgtcctgacctgacccccaccccccaggaggggcccaggtgtcctgacttgacccctgccccccccgaggggcccgggcgtcctgacccctgccccccccgaggggcccggGCGTCCTGAGCCCCAACCACCCCCGAGGGGCCCGGGCGTCctggccggccccgccccccgcgggccCGCGGCTCACCGAGCAGGGGCGAGGCGAGCCAGAGCGCCAGGGCCTGGCCGGCGGCCTCGGGCAGGCgcagggcggcgcgcaggcgccgctGCAGCTCGCCGGCCGTCGCCCCGGGCGGGTGCTCCAGCGCCAGCGGCACCGCCGCCCCGTCCGCCAGGAACACCAGCACGTCCGGCCctgcgggggccccggcgtccggctgcgCGGGGCCCGGCCTCCGGGGGCCCCCGcctccggggggcccaggtgtccggggggcccagcccgccccgcccggcccgccgcccgggcTCCCGCTCCgcccggggcccaggtgtccgaggggcccaggtgtccagggggcccGCTCCgcccggggcccaggtgtccgaggggcccaggtgtccagggggcccGCTCCgcccggggcccaggtgtccagggggcccaggtgtccagggggcccGCTCCgcccggggcccaggtgtccagggggcccaggtgtccagggggcccACTCCgcccggggcccaggtgtccgaggggcccaggtgtccagggggcccCGGCATCCGGGGGTCCCGCTCTGTTCATCCCGCTGCCCGGGGCCCCGGTGTCCAGGCTCCCGCTCCgcccggggcccaggtgtccgaggggcccaggtgtccgggggtgtccaaggggcccaggtgtccggggggcccgccccgcccgtcccgccgcccggGCTCCCGCTCCgcctggggcccaggtgtccggggggccccggcgtccgaggggccccggcgtccaggcTCCCGCTCCACCTGTCCCACCGCCCCGGCGTCCCCGCTCCGCCCGGGGCCctggtgtccgggggggccccggcgtccgagggacccagcTCCGCCCCCACCCCCcgtgagggacccaggcgtcctggtagcgccctccccccccagggcccccgccTGCCCCCAACGGTTCAGGgcctccaggtgccccctcccccggggggcccaggcgtccgggtgccccctccccccgaggggcccaggcgtcccggcctCTCACCGGTCCCgctcccgcgccgggcgccgccggggggggcgggcggcccctcCCCCTCCATGCGCGGGGCCGGGGTCACGCCGGGGTCACGCCGGGGTCACGCCGGGGTCAGGGCGCCCCGGGCtccgctcggcgccgccgccgccgccgccgcgccggaaGCGCCGCCGAGGGGGGAGGGGGCGTggtccctcccggccccgccccccgcagccACACGTCATCCACGGCGCCCCGCCCCTTCGCGTCACGTGCCGCCCCCCCCAGCGGCGGTGCTGCCAcctgccggcggggcgggcgcggcacccggacgcctgggccccccccaggctcctggaccccccccccagtctcctgggcccccccggacgcctgggcccccccggatgcctgggccccccagacatCTGGGCCCCCCCCAGTCTCCTGAGCCCCCCCAGACGCCTGGCCCCCCTCCAGTCTTCTAGGCcacccccggacacctgggcccccccccggtcgcctgggccccccagacacctgggccccccggacgcctgggcccccaccccagtctcctgggccccccccggtaTCCTGGCCCCCCcagtctccttcccccccccccccagtctcctggccccccccggccgcctgggcccccccccggtcGGCGCAGGAAGAGGCGGAGGCGCGCTACGAAGTTAGAGTCGTGTTTGCGCTGTGCGCgatgggcgggggggggcccgggggggccccggagtcccggagcgcggcgggggggggaaggcggggggggtcctggggggccccGGAGTccgagaggggcccaggagtcccggaGTGCagcgggggtcctggggggccccGGAGtccgagggggcccaggagtctgagaggggcccaggagtcccggagcgcggcgggggtcctggggggccccGGAGtccgagggggcccaggagtctgagaggggcccaggagtcccggaGTGCagcgggggtcctggggggccccGGAGTccgagaggggcccaggagtccgagaggggcccaggagtcctggagTGCagcgggggtcctggggggccccGGAGtccgagggggcccaggagtccgaggggggcccaggagtcccggagcgcggcggcgggcggggggggaggggggggcggacCCCGGTTTCTCGTTTCTTTTATTGTCGTCGTCGGTTTTGtccgaaattaaaaaaaacaaacaaacaaaaaccggCAGCGGAAAACGGGGGGAAACGGGTAAAACCGAAcggaagaaaaagagtaaaaacggcgcctccccccccccaacgcggCCCGAGGGGGGGCCCCAACCTGGCGCCATTTTGTGGGGGGGACCCCAACCCGGCGCCAttttgtgtgtttggggggggggggcacgaccCCGCATGGCCGGGCGCCATGTTGTGGGGGGGCGACACCCCGTTTCGGGGGCCCCTCGGCGTCCTCGGTCCGGGCGGGGGgcgctccggcccggccgccatcTCGTGGGGGTCCCCGCAGGGCCGGGGGCCGCCTGGGGAACGGGGGCCCCCCGCCTCAGTCGCCATTTTGTGGCGGGACCCCCCACGCCGGGCGCCATTTTGTGGCGGGACCCCCACACCGGGCGCCATTTTGTGGTGGGACCCTCCCCAGTTGCCATTTTGTGGCAAGACCCCCCACACCAGACACCATTTTGTGGCGGGACCCCCACACCGGGCGCCATTTTGTGGCGGGACCCCCACACTGGGCACCATTTTGTGGCGGGACCCCCCACACCAGATGCCATTTTGTGGTGGGACCCCCACACTGGGTGCCATTTTGTGGTGGGACCCTCCCCAGTTGCCATTTTGTGGCAAGACCCCCCACACCAGACACCATTTTGTGGCGGGACCCCCACACCGGGCGCCATTTTGTGGCGGGACCCCCACACTGGCACCATTTTGTGGCGGGACCCCCACACTGGGCACCATTTTGTGGCGGGACCCCCACACCAGATGCCATTTTGTGGTGGGACCCCCACACTGGGTGCCATTTTGTGGTGGGACCCTCCCCAGTTGCCATTTTGTGGCAAGACCCCCCACACCAGACGCCATTTTGTGGCGGGACCCGCACACCAGACGCCATTTTGTGGCCAGATCCCCACACTGGCACCATTTTGTGGTGGGACCCCCACACTGGGCGCCATTTTGTGGCCAGATCCCCACACTGGGCGCCATTTTGTGGCCAGATCCCCACATCAGACACCATTTTGTGGCCAGATCCCCACACCAGACACCATTTTGCGGCAATACCCCCACGCCAGGCGCCATTTTGTGGCAAGACCCCCCCCTGCGCGGCCGGACGCCGTTGGGTGTGGAGGGGACGCCGCGTCGGTCATcgttcggggagggggggacccgCCGCGCCGTCGCTCCGGCTTGGGGACCCCCCCACGTCGGTCACTGTCTCGCGGAGGGCGCCCGCGTCGCCGGGTGCCATGTTGTGATGGGGGCCCACGTCG includes these proteins:
- the FRMD8 gene encoding FERM domain-containing protein 8 isoform X1, whose protein sequence is MEGEGPPAPPGGARRGSGTGPDVLVFLADGAAVPLALEHPPGATAGELQRRLRAALRLPEAAGQALALWLASPLLEVQLKPKHQPFRLCRQWPELLLRFSDAPDSDIAQDEPCLQLRRNVFFSKKKELELEDEELLRLLYEEARGNLLGGRYPCDPEDCEELGALVCRLRLGPFDERRHTASALRPLLGREVPGPRGRRGLLGALRRGGRRAPELGLLQAFRAGPGPAAAPPGLYRAFLQRCHQLPYYGCAFFPGAIDRPPGGLLSRGGRRAVSVAVGLEGVSIIDPREQHVLLTLSFPELCWELVGAGGPGDAGGPGDAVGPGDAGGPADAEGPPQLWLEFDGDHEGAPVNRLLRVVSPQAELMSALIECCIALGGGDGPGPPRAPLRRQDSVTRPRLQRLNTIDYVDDGQELRRVKPPRRTASFFGRQLSHGGSSHGGSSHGAAYAPVPGGAALEQG
- the FRMD8 gene encoding FERM domain-containing protein 8 isoform X2; its protein translation is MEGEGPPAPPGGARRGSGTGPDVLVFLADGAAVPLALEHPPGATAGELQRRLRAALRLPEAAGQALALWLASPLLEVQLKPKHQPFRLCRQWPELLLRFSDAPDSDIAQDEPCLQLRRNVFFSKKKELELEDEELLRLLYEEARGNLLGGRYPCDPEDCEELGALVCRLRLGPFDERRHTASALRPLLGREVPGPRGRRGLLGALRRGGRRAPELGLLQAFRAGPGPAAAPPGLYRAFLQRCHQLPYYGCAFFPGAIDRPPGGLLSRGGRRAVSVAVGLEGVSIIDPREQAELMSALIECCIALGGGDGPGPPRAPLRRQDSVTRPRLQRLNTIDYVDDGQELRRVKPPRRTASFFGRQLSHGGSSHGGSSHGAAYAPVPGGAALEQG